A region of Pyxidicoccus parkwaysis DNA encodes the following proteins:
- a CDS encoding SAM-dependent methyltransferase: MVDVLKVAKNLRNALLVDPARFYTNDVGPWVPGMPLPNQVRAGTGREPLWLNLGYWRDVEKVDENNCERVGELFPAAQSQMAHLLAKTARLGEGQTVLDCGFGYGDQDILWAEKYKPARITGINVTPTQVRIASERAKLLGLDGVIRLMEGSATQLPFGAGEFDVVFALESALHFKTRRDFLREAFRVLRPGGRLVMADMCMKTDREAGLTLRRRLHLRYWRGRIAMPEANMWTSHRFVSELGQAGFQNARLESIALDVYPGANTAFTALHSVTRMQREPGTFTMEQVRANVKKAREMDPNQLFWHMQYNTDEYGLVYAEKA, encoded by the coding sequence ATGGTCGATGTGCTCAAGGTGGCGAAGAACCTGAGGAACGCGCTGCTGGTGGACCCGGCGCGCTTCTATACGAATGACGTGGGCCCCTGGGTGCCCGGCATGCCCCTGCCGAACCAGGTCCGCGCGGGCACGGGGCGCGAGCCGCTGTGGCTGAACCTGGGCTACTGGCGCGACGTGGAGAAGGTGGACGAGAACAACTGCGAGCGCGTGGGTGAGCTCTTCCCCGCCGCCCAGTCGCAGATGGCGCACCTGCTGGCGAAGACGGCGCGGCTGGGCGAGGGCCAGACGGTGCTGGACTGCGGCTTCGGCTACGGAGACCAGGACATCCTCTGGGCCGAGAAGTACAAGCCGGCACGCATCACCGGCATCAACGTCACCCCCACCCAGGTGCGCATCGCCAGCGAGCGGGCGAAGCTGCTCGGGCTCGACGGCGTCATCCGGCTGATGGAGGGCTCCGCGACGCAATTGCCCTTCGGGGCCGGCGAGTTCGACGTCGTCTTCGCGCTGGAGTCCGCCCTGCACTTCAAGACGCGCCGTGACTTCCTGCGCGAGGCCTTCCGCGTGCTGCGCCCCGGCGGCCGGCTTGTCATGGCGGACATGTGCATGAAGACGGACCGCGAGGCCGGCCTGACGCTGCGCCGCCGCCTGCACCTGCGTTACTGGCGCGGCCGCATCGCCATGCCCGAGGCGAACATGTGGACGTCGCACCGCTTCGTCTCCGAGCTGGGGCAGGCGGGCTTCCAGAACGCCCGGCTGGAATCCATCGCCCTGGACGTCTACCCGGGCGCCAACACCGCCTTCACGGCCCTGCACAGCGTGACGCGCATGCAGCGCGAGCCCGGCACCTTCACGATGGAGCAGGTCCGGGCGAATGTGAAGAAG